Proteins co-encoded in one Bacillus sp. FSL H8-0547 genomic window:
- a CDS encoding undecaprenyldiphospho-muramoylpentapeptide beta-N-acetylglucosaminyltransferase: MMKKTIVFTGGGSAGHVTPNMAIIDELDRSAWDIQYIGSKKGIEKELIENIQIPYHGISSGKLRRYIDLENVKDIFRVMKGCLDARRVLKKLKPSVVFSKGGFVTVPVIIAAKSLNIPVFIHESDMTPGLANKIAQRFATKIFTSFEETLAYFPKEKTVSIGSPIRREMLKGSPIKGRELLGFDGRRPVLTIMGGSLGARKINETVRSALPKLKDYQIIHLCGKGNVDESLIGNKDYRQFEYVHGELSHYLAATDYVITRGGSNSIFEFLALKIPMLIIPLTRSQSRGDQIMNAKSFEKKGYAMMLEEENLTEESLLTHLADLKTNKVDMKDTMNRLNKKDAIGILVEEINKIG; this comes from the coding sequence CTGATGAAAAAAACGATTGTCTTTACAGGAGGCGGCTCTGCAGGCCACGTGACACCGAATATGGCTATCATTGATGAGCTTGACCGCAGTGCCTGGGACATCCAGTACATTGGTTCAAAAAAAGGAATCGAGAAAGAACTGATTGAAAATATCCAGATTCCGTATCACGGCATTTCGAGCGGGAAATTAAGACGCTACATTGATCTTGAAAACGTGAAGGACATCTTCCGGGTTATGAAGGGCTGCCTTGATGCCAGAAGAGTTTTAAAAAAGCTGAAGCCGTCAGTTGTCTTTTCTAAAGGCGGCTTTGTTACCGTTCCGGTCATTATTGCAGCGAAATCTCTCAACATCCCGGTTTTCATCCACGAAAGTGATATGACCCCCGGACTTGCCAATAAAATTGCCCAGCGCTTTGCGACAAAAATTTTCACATCATTTGAAGAAACACTGGCCTATTTCCCTAAAGAAAAAACCGTTTCAATCGGCTCACCTATCCGCCGCGAAATGTTAAAGGGATCACCAATTAAGGGAAGAGAACTTCTCGGTTTTGATGGAAGAAGACCGGTTCTCACAATTATGGGCGGAAGTCTCGGTGCGAGGAAAATCAATGAAACGGTAAGATCGGCACTGCCGAAGCTGAAAGACTATCAGATCATCCATCTTTGCGGAAAAGGAAACGTGGACGAATCCCTTATCGGCAACAAGGATTACAGACAGTTTGAATATGTTCACGGCGAGCTTTCCCACTATCTTGCAGCCACTGACTACGTCATCACAAGAGGCGGCTCTAACTCAATCTTTGAGTTTTTGGCACTGAAAATACCGATGCTGATCATCCCGCTGACAAGAAGCCAGAGCAGAGGAGACCAGATCATGAACGCCAAATCGTTTGAGAAAAAAGGCTATGCGATGATGCTCGAAGAAGAAAACCTGACAGAGGAATCTCTTCTTACCCATCTGGCCGATCTGAAAACAAACAAAGTGGACATGAAAGATACGATGAACAGACTGAATAAAAAAGATGCGATCGGCATCCTTGTGGAAGAAATCAATAAGATTGGATAG
- a CDS encoding sigma-70 family RNA polymerase sigma factor, translating to MEDWAADFIEAKDYETLIDEIMHEYGTEILKLVYTYVRNQQTAEDLTQDIFVKCYRSLHTYNGKSKLRTWLWRIAINKCKDYLKSWDYKHITPSNDHWTDAPSSEETEYAVIKKEEESELFSAVMNLPVNYREVIYLYYFEELSIDEIARITSCAPGTVKTRMRRSKQLLKAGLKEEL from the coding sequence ATGGAAGATTGGGCAGCAGATTTCATAGAAGCAAAAGATTATGAAACTCTCATAGATGAAATCATGCATGAATACGGAACTGAAATTCTAAAGCTTGTGTACACTTATGTCCGAAATCAGCAGACAGCTGAAGACCTGACTCAGGACATATTTGTCAAATGCTACAGGTCGCTTCATACATATAACGGAAAATCGAAGCTTAGAACATGGTTATGGAGGATTGCAATCAATAAGTGCAAGGATTATTTAAAGAGCTGGGATTATAAACATATAACTCCGTCAAATGATCACTGGACAGATGCACCTTCAAGTGAGGAAACAGAATACGCCGTCATAAAAAAAGAAGAAGAGTCTGAGCTCTTTTCTGCTGTAATGAACCTTCCTGTAAATTACCGGGAGGTCATCTATCTTTATTATTTTGAAGAGCTTTCCATAGATGAAATCGCCAGGATAACAAGCTGTGCGCCAGGCACGGTAAAAACAAGAATGCGACGTTCAAAACAGCTTTTAAAAGCGGGCCTGAAGGAGGAATTGTAG
- a CDS encoding PadR family transcriptional regulator, whose product MEEQLRKLSKSSGNQNFDKLTFTEKHRAGVWKRISKQEKSPSCLLKDVLQLLIHEKTGYELSVLLRARGNSVFDENEGAIYTFLHELEKKEWIQASWHGNQSKFYVITSRGKKILKREERKAAGTEISLSELLEG is encoded by the coding sequence GTGGAAGAACAATTAAGAAAGCTGAGTAAAAGTTCCGGGAACCAGAATTTTGACAAATTGACGTTTACAGAAAAACACAGAGCAGGCGTATGGAAACGCATCAGCAAACAGGAGAAATCACCATCCTGTCTCCTGAAAGATGTTCTGCAGCTTCTGATTCATGAGAAAACAGGGTATGAACTGAGCGTTCTTCTAAGAGCAAGAGGCAATTCTGTTTTTGATGAAAATGAGGGAGCCATCTACACCTTTCTTCACGAGCTTGAAAAAAAAGAATGGATTCAGGCGTCCTGGCATGGAAACCAATCAAAATTTTATGTGATTACTTCCCGGGGAAAGAAGATATTAAAGCGTGAAGAAAGAAAAGCCGCAGGTACTGAAATTTCCCTCAGTGAACTATTGGAGGGATAA
- a CDS encoding FtsW/RodA/SpoVE family cell cycle protein, with amino-acid sequence MIETRDSYLSKVKEQIKSKDARMMVEMELNAHIESIKEDWVKNGLTADEAETKAIAQMGNPVGIGKDMNKIHRPKTDWVLILLFTFCMGAGFLPVFIGEQVMLINKILISIIGAITLFAFMMVDYRRLERVGWVFYILGIGFLLVIPPFANQIINGSLSIQIGFFNLESLISIPFLLVGWASFLNNLRLKVWQAILLYIVPILLFAQLPAVSTAVLYTVMVSAMICFSKFSKKVILSLLTAGSVLAGLLLFSVFVFSSPERKSRLDAFLNPEKHSHEGGFPILYIRDLIRDAGWFGQPQNEFLMGDSLTNLVFVSITASFGWLVAGAIVILLFLFSFRLAVYVPRMKHSFGRLLFAGAISLFTMQVAVNIGMALGLLPLMTMSLPFISYGLMPVLLNSALTGIVLSVYRRKDLIGFESR; translated from the coding sequence ATGATAGAGACAAGGGATTCTTACCTTAGTAAAGTAAAAGAACAAATAAAGTCAAAAGATGCTAGAATGATGGTTGAAATGGAATTAAATGCTCATATAGAAAGCATAAAGGAAGACTGGGTGAAGAATGGTCTCACCGCAGATGAAGCAGAAACAAAAGCAATTGCTCAAATGGGGAATCCTGTAGGAATCGGAAAAGATATGAATAAAATTCACCGGCCAAAAACAGATTGGGTCCTGATTCTTTTATTCACATTTTGTATGGGAGCAGGATTCCTTCCGGTTTTTATTGGAGAGCAGGTTATGCTTATTAATAAAATCCTGATCTCTATAATCGGAGCAATCACTCTATTCGCGTTTATGATGGTCGACTACCGCAGATTGGAAAGGGTTGGCTGGGTTTTTTACATACTGGGAATAGGTTTTTTACTTGTGATACCACCTTTTGCAAACCAAATTATTAATGGGAGTTTATCCATACAGATTGGTTTCTTCAATTTGGAAAGTCTTATAAGCATCCCATTTCTTTTAGTGGGGTGGGCGTCTTTTCTGAATAACCTCAGATTAAAAGTTTGGCAAGCCATTCTTTTGTATATCGTGCCAATACTTCTTTTTGCCCAGCTGCCTGCTGTATCAACCGCTGTATTATATACGGTCATGGTCAGTGCAATGATTTGCTTCAGCAAGTTTTCAAAAAAAGTCATACTATCATTATTGACAGCGGGGAGTGTTCTCGCAGGCCTTTTACTTTTTTCCGTATTTGTCTTCTCATCACCTGAACGAAAAAGTCGTCTTGACGCTTTTCTTAATCCGGAAAAGCATTCACATGAAGGAGGTTTTCCCATCCTTTATATCAGAGACTTGATTCGGGATGCAGGCTGGTTTGGTCAGCCGCAAAATGAATTTCTAATGGGTGATTCACTGACAAATCTTGTCTTTGTTTCCATTACAGCAAGCTTCGGCTGGCTGGTTGCCGGCGCAATTGTCATCCTGCTCTTCCTTTTCAGCTTCCGTCTTGCGGTTTATGTGCCGAGGATGAAACATTCATTTGGAAGATTGCTGTTTGCAGGAGCAATCTCACTTTTTACGATGCAGGTTGCCGTCAATATTGGTATGGCTTTAGGGCTCCTTCCATTGATGACAATGTCTCTTCCGTTTATCAGCTATGGACTGATGCCTGTCCTTTTAAATTCAGCTCTAACCGGCATCGTGCTGAGTGTATATCGGCGAAAAGATCTTATAGGTTTCGAATCCAGGTAA
- a CDS encoding cyclic-phosphate processing receiver domain-containing protein, whose product MTISVFMDDYRTCPSGYVLAEDIDQCIALLETNRVDHLSLDHDLVSKTRNGLMLVHYMVRHHLYANRITIHSANAAGSKAMYRYFKQAQEDFEMPKSIKVILKPMPLHASDRKMR is encoded by the coding sequence ATGACTATCAGTGTCTTTATGGATGATTACCGGACCTGCCCCAGCGGATATGTTTTGGCGGAAGATATAGACCAATGCATTGCGCTTTTAGAAACTAATCGCGTAGACCATCTGTCCCTTGATCACGATCTGGTCAGCAAGACCAGAAACGGGCTCATGCTGGTACATTACATGGTCAGGCATCATCTTTATGCAAACCGCATTACCATCCACTCGGCCAATGCAGCCGGAAGCAAGGCGATGTACAGGTATTTTAAACAGGCACAGGAAGACTTCGAAATGCCAAAATCAATAAAAGTGATTCTCAAACCAATGCCTCTCCATGCTTCGGATAGAAAAATGCGATAA